From the genome of Chloroflexota bacterium, one region includes:
- the lepB gene encoding signal peptidase I — MTPASAWTATPSVDEQAVATESRGDSARSLVWEIVQTVLLTIAIFLAVRSVVQNFRVEGASMDPTLHTGQYLLINKVIYARADGTLLESLVPDRTPNDTPNYIFGGPSRGDVIVFLSPGQTDKDFIKRVIGLPGETVRIVNGQVFVNGKPLDEPYITHKATYDLEAKVVPPGQYFVLGDNRPNSSDSHLGWFVPANNLIGKAWVSYWPPTDWGVMKVAAYAE; from the coding sequence GTGACGCCTGCTTCGGCGTGGACTGCGACACCCTCGGTTGACGAACAAGCGGTAGCAACGGAATCACGCGGGGACTCGGCCCGCTCCCTGGTCTGGGAGATCGTCCAGACCGTCCTGCTGACCATCGCCATCTTCCTGGCGGTGCGCTCGGTGGTCCAGAACTTCCGCGTCGAAGGCGCGAGCATGGACCCGACCCTGCACACCGGGCAGTACCTGCTGATCAACAAGGTCATCTATGCCCGCGCCGATGGAACGCTCCTTGAGAGCCTTGTCCCCGACCGCACCCCCAACGACACGCCGAACTACATCTTCGGCGGGCCGTCTCGCGGCGACGTGATCGTGTTCCTCTCGCCGGGGCAGACCGATAAGGACTTCATCAAGCGGGTGATCGGTCTACCAGGCGAGACGGTCCGGATCGTCAACGGCCAGGTGTTCGTCAACGGGAAGCCGCTGGACGAGCCGTACATCACCCACAAGGCCACCTACGACCTTGAGGCGAAGGTCGTGCCGCCCGGCCAGTACTTCGTGCTCGGGGACAACCGCCCGAACAGCAGCGACTCGCACCTGGGGTGGTTCGTGCCGGCCAACAACCTGATCGGGAAGGCGTGGGTCAGCTACTGGCCGCCGACCGACTGGGGCGTGATGAAGGTCGCCGCCTACGCGGAGTAG
- a CDS encoding FAD-binding oxidoreductase, with the protein MEGRLAAPDVLIVGAGVVGAALAYECARRGQRVLVVDRAEAGGQGATRWSMGGTHWLAGAADDRLRDFCREGLARHQQLTEELGTPSGFYARPIVVLAPDETALDNLAGLVANGETHGFVGRMVGRDELYALEPTLRPGAAVGAAVCSLGWLDTITATQAWLQGARMHGAQIRTGVDVRALHLEGASPAVETSDGTLSAGQVLLTAGAWTARLLQGCGIALPLHHTHAEIVEIEPRPEQYRHVVIASLPMERTRAALELAMCRPEHAAQFAAGDGSELPIPPSAELGVVQMPDGRVRLGQMSRAVSGFWDGPHPDAEQLIRAEVAKFYPELAQQPGTLSHRPVSFSADRLPLAGPVPGAPGTWLVSGLVSPLIYLPALAPRVAAALAGDSVPEIALFSPGRLMASA; encoded by the coding sequence ATGGAGGGCCGGCTCGCCGCCCCAGATGTCCTGATTGTTGGCGCTGGCGTGGTCGGCGCAGCGCTTGCCTACGAGTGCGCGCGCCGGGGCCAGCGAGTGCTGGTGGTGGACCGCGCTGAGGCGGGCGGCCAGGGGGCGACGCGCTGGAGCATGGGCGGCACCCACTGGCTGGCCGGGGCTGCCGACGACCGCCTCCGCGACTTCTGCCGCGAGGGGCTGGCGCGGCACCAGCAACTGACCGAGGAGCTGGGCACGCCGAGCGGCTTCTACGCCCGACCCATCGTCGTGCTGGCCCCGGATGAGACGGCGCTCGACAACCTCGCCGGGCTGGTGGCGAATGGGGAGACCCACGGGTTCGTCGGGCGGATGGTGGGGCGCGATGAGCTGTACGCGCTCGAGCCGACGCTGCGCCCCGGGGCGGCCGTCGGCGCGGCAGTCTGCTCGCTCGGCTGGCTGGACACCATCACGGCGACGCAGGCCTGGCTCCAGGGCGCCAGGATGCACGGCGCGCAGATCAGGACCGGGGTTGACGTGCGGGCGTTGCACCTGGAGGGGGCATCGCCGGCCGTCGAGACCTCGGATGGAACGCTCTCGGCGGGGCAGGTGCTGCTGACGGCAGGTGCGTGGACGGCGCGCCTGTTGCAGGGGTGCGGCATCGCGCTGCCGCTGCACCATACGCACGCCGAGATCGTGGAAATCGAGCCGCGGCCAGAGCAGTATCGGCACGTGGTGATCGCCAGCCTGCCGATGGAGCGGACGCGGGCCGCCCTGGAGCTGGCGATGTGCCGGCCAGAGCATGCGGCGCAGTTCGCGGCCGGCGACGGCTCCGAGCTGCCGATCCCGCCGAGCGCCGAGCTGGGCGTGGTCCAGATGCCGGACGGCCGGGTCCGCCTCGGGCAGATGAGCCGGGCCGTCTCCGGGTTCTGGGACGGCCCGCATCCGGACGCCGAGCAGCTGATCCGTGCCGAGGTGGCGAAGTTCTACCCGGAGCTCGCGCAGCAGCCGGGCACGCTGTCGCACCGGCCGGTCTCGTTCTCGGCGGACCGTCTGCCGCTGGCCGGGCCGGTTCCGGGCGCGCCGGGGACGTGGCTGGTGAGCGGCCTCGTCAGCCCGCTGATCTACCTGCCGGCGCTCGCGCCGCGCGTGGCCGCCGCGCTGGCCGGCGACTCGGTGCCGGAGATCGCGTTGTTCTCGCCAGGGCGGCTGATGGCGTCGGCCTGA
- a CDS encoding TatD family hydrolase, which yields MQKGSMALVDSHVHLDRYTDDEVGRMVREAAQAGVGTLLTIGTDAPSSRAALRLAARHPSVLAAVGVHPTRLEVSGGAAGAARSLRQLLGRDLPGPVRAAPGGVAALAVGDASPVSVGGTAPAAIGRTVPAAIGEVGLDAAAPDLDGQQRFLAACVALAAQHALPLVLHVVGEPAVHEAALTVVRAQPAVRTVAHYFVGGPALAARYLEAGCWISVGRPVTRQAETAVRAAVPRIPLDRLLLETDTYPLPGRATEPRDVATVCAGVAELHGASVEAVAAATTASFWAWLRGGTAGF from the coding sequence GTGCAGAAGGGGAGCATGGCGCTGGTGGACAGTCACGTTCACCTGGACCGCTACACGGACGACGAGGTCGGACGGATGGTGCGTGAGGCCGCGCAGGCCGGCGTGGGGACGCTGCTGACCATCGGCACGGATGCGCCATCGTCACGGGCAGCGCTGAGGCTGGCGGCGCGGCATCCGTCCGTCCTGGCAGCCGTCGGCGTCCACCCGACGCGGCTGGAGGTGAGCGGCGGAGCGGCGGGGGCCGCGCGGAGTCTCCGGCAGCTGCTGGGCAGGGACCTGCCCGGGCCTGTGCGTGCTGCCCCGGGCGGCGTGGCGGCGCTCGCAGTTGGCGATGCATCACCAGTGTCGGTGGGCGGCACAGCCCCGGCGGCGATTGGCCGCACAGTCCCGGCGGCGATTGGCGAGGTGGGCCTGGATGCTGCTGCCCCGGACCTGGACGGGCAGCAACGCTTCCTCGCGGCCTGCGTGGCGCTGGCCGCCCAGCATGCGCTGCCGCTGGTGCTGCACGTCGTCGGCGAGCCGGCCGTCCACGAGGCGGCACTGACGGTCGTGCGAGCGCAGCCGGCGGTACGGACGGTGGCCCACTACTTCGTGGGCGGGCCGGCCCTGGCTGCGCGGTATCTGGAGGCGGGCTGCTGGATCTCGGTCGGGCGGCCGGTCACCCGCCAGGCCGAGACGGCGGTCCGCGCAGCCGTCCCGCGCATCCCGCTCGACCGGCTCCTGCTCGAAACAGACACCTACCCGCTGCCGGGCCGCGCCACCGAGCCGCGCGACGTGGCGACGGTCTGCGCGGGCGTGGCGGAGTTGCACGGGGCGTCCGTCGAGGCCGTAGCGGCGGCCACCACGGCGAGCTTCTGGGCATGGCTCCGGGGCGGGACGGCAGGCTTTTGA
- a CDS encoding cyclic nucleotide-binding domain-containing protein: protein MTHAGQGPGSHRPADAIVPGAGRAGPRTAGVPARPEAGRASESPAAEDRAFADPNDLRAIPLFQSLTDQNLRSLARTVTRRVAAAGQVLCREGDGGHEMYVVLRGTVTLTKAAGDRETELGRLESGAYFGEMALIGEAPRSATIRAATDLDYLAIDRDTLMSVIGQFPTVALQILRGYNDRLADTTERLAHLSARATPAEIALVRSAAGQVDFGAPDGEASLADLVERLVLYAPHPLAVLARRLLVEDQWDRKMLLALDVFELTVKYTLFLLLADYLRRPTIRTPDVDQMVVAAFRRPTLGLLLDMCPRVLKAYAAQDAAPFVPGVVDLHVRREGGRSACGRALQALTTYRNRLKHGAEGVWDDETFRRDFEGRPEERLPNGEPRLGIQHHLAAILDAVGFLKEYPLVFLNSMTYEHGAFEYAYERCTGAYSSFDRGVFATREPLENRRLYVFSQGDEQALALDPFLRRQKCPTCNTVSIFLLFSATADKEKPRRDAALVSAPADAADARPRRRERLEYLSYACGHTLVQVLAGEQIERGEGVSHLFE, encoded by the coding sequence GTGACACACGCTGGACAAGGTCCTGGTTCACACCGGCCAGCCGATGCCATCGTACCCGGAGCCGGCCGGGCCGGACCGCGCACGGCCGGCGTTCCGGCGCGTCCTGAGGCGGGCCGGGCCAGCGAGAGTCCCGCGGCCGAGGACCGCGCCTTCGCCGATCCGAACGACCTTCGCGCCATCCCGCTGTTCCAGTCCCTGACCGATCAGAACCTGCGCTCGTTGGCGCGCACGGTGACCCGCCGCGTGGCCGCGGCTGGGCAGGTGCTCTGCCGCGAGGGCGACGGTGGCCATGAGATGTACGTGGTGCTGCGCGGCACCGTGACGCTGACCAAGGCGGCCGGCGACCGCGAGACGGAGTTGGGCCGCCTGGAGAGCGGCGCCTACTTTGGCGAGATGGCGCTGATCGGCGAAGCCCCCCGCAGCGCGACGATCCGCGCCGCCACGGATCTCGACTACCTGGCCATCGACCGGGACACGCTCATGAGCGTCATCGGCCAGTTCCCCACCGTGGCGCTCCAGATCCTGCGCGGCTACAACGACCGCCTCGCGGACACCACCGAGCGGCTGGCCCACCTGAGCGCCCGCGCCACCCCCGCCGAGATCGCGTTGGTCCGCTCGGCGGCCGGGCAGGTTGACTTCGGCGCTCCGGACGGCGAGGCCTCTCTGGCCGATCTCGTCGAACGGCTGGTGCTGTACGCGCCACACCCGCTGGCCGTGCTGGCCCGCCGCCTGCTGGTCGAAGACCAGTGGGATCGCAAGATGTTGCTGGCGCTCGACGTGTTCGAGCTGACCGTCAAGTACACCCTCTTCCTGCTCCTGGCGGACTACCTGCGCCGGCCCACGATTCGCACGCCAGATGTCGATCAGATGGTGGTGGCAGCGTTCCGCCGCCCGACGCTCGGGCTGCTGCTCGACATGTGCCCGCGCGTTCTCAAAGCCTACGCCGCTCAGGATGCCGCGCCGTTCGTGCCGGGCGTCGTGGATCTGCACGTCCGGCGCGAGGGCGGCCGTTCGGCGTGTGGCCGGGCATTGCAGGCCCTCACCACCTACCGGAACCGGCTGAAGCACGGCGCGGAGGGCGTCTGGGACGACGAGACGTTCCGGCGCGACTTCGAGGGGCGCCCGGAGGAGCGGCTGCCCAACGGCGAGCCGCGCCTCGGCATCCAGCACCACCTCGCTGCGATCCTCGACGCCGTCGGCTTCCTGAAGGAGTATCCGCTCGTCTTCCTCAACTCGATGACCTACGAGCACGGCGCGTTCGAGTACGCCTATGAGCGCTGCACCGGCGCGTACTCCTCCTTCGACCGGGGCGTGTTTGCGACCCGTGAGCCGCTGGAGAACCGGCGACTGTACGTCTTCTCCCAGGGCGACGAGCAGGCCCTGGCCCTCGATCCGTTCCTGCGGCGGCAGAAGTGCCCGACCTGCAACACCGTCAGCATCTTCCTGCTGTTCAGCGCAACCGCCGACAAGGAGAAGCCCCGGCGCGATGCCGCCCTGGTCAGCGCCCCTGCTGACGCCGCCGACGCCAGACCCCGGCGGCGCGAGCGACTGGAGTACCTGAGCTACGCCTGTGGGCACACCCTCGTGCAGGTGCTCGCTGGCGAGCAGATCGAGCGCGGCGAAGGCGTCTCGCATCTGTTCGAGTGA
- a CDS encoding GGDEF domain-containing protein, giving the protein MFWKKKAAHDDEPDSDVRLGPVGGPGASAPPSSPAEYADAALDTVVSMLRALGRYAFDITGVDAFAFRRQCETWAEHLAIGGPHPGEQRSGPPGAAPPRSAERDWIGARHFVLKRRQDEAEYIARSIGDLREVIADLTERLATTLVEDQDTDRGVADQVGRLRAAASIRSLDLLQTEVRTIADLLARLLDERGQRVRSQILELDLKIAALSEELHEVKHESSLDGLTRVFNRSAFDKTFMRLHRVGALSAQPSCLLMTDLDNLKLVNDQYGHRAGDEALRVFADYLVRSFPRRSDFIARYGGDELVVILPQTRLNQSERLAQRFLEGIRSIAVSHGETSFGLTASIGLAELKRGEEADSWLERADKALYLAKSGGRDQMVIAE; this is encoded by the coding sequence GTGTTCTGGAAGAAAAAGGCCGCCCATGACGACGAGCCGGACAGCGATGTCCGGCTCGGGCCGGTCGGCGGCCCCGGCGCGAGCGCTCCGCCCAGCAGCCCCGCCGAGTATGCGGACGCGGCGCTGGACACCGTGGTCAGCATGCTGCGTGCGCTGGGCCGCTACGCCTTCGACATCACCGGGGTGGACGCCTTCGCCTTCCGGCGGCAGTGCGAGACCTGGGCCGAGCACCTGGCCATCGGCGGCCCACACCCCGGCGAGCAGCGGAGCGGCCCGCCGGGCGCCGCCCCGCCCCGGTCCGCCGAGCGCGACTGGATCGGTGCGCGCCACTTCGTGCTCAAGCGCCGCCAGGATGAGGCCGAGTACATCGCCCGGAGCATCGGCGACCTGCGCGAGGTCATCGCCGATCTGACCGAGCGGCTCGCCACCACGCTCGTCGAGGATCAGGACACCGACCGTGGCGTCGCGGATCAGGTGGGGCGGTTGCGCGCTGCCGCCAGCATCCGATCCCTCGACCTGCTCCAGACCGAGGTGCGAACGATCGCCGACCTGCTGGCGCGGCTGCTCGACGAGCGCGGGCAGCGCGTGCGCTCCCAGATCCTCGAGCTCGACTTGAAGATCGCCGCGCTCTCCGAGGAGCTGCACGAGGTCAAGCACGAGAGCAGCCTGGACGGGCTGACGCGCGTCTTCAACCGTAGCGCGTTCGACAAGACGTTCATGCGGCTGCACCGCGTCGGTGCGCTCTCGGCGCAGCCGTCCTGCCTGCTGATGACCGACCTCGACAACCTCAAGCTGGTCAACGACCAGTACGGCCACCGCGCCGGCGACGAAGCCCTGCGCGTCTTTGCAGACTACCTCGTCCGCAGCTTTCCCCGCCGCAGCGACTTCATCGCCCGGTACGGCGGAGACGAGCTGGTCGTGATCCTGCCCCAGACGCGGCTCAACCAGAGCGAGCGGCTTGCACAGCGCTTCCTTGAGGGCATTCGGTCTATTGCCGTCAGCCACGGCGAGACGTCCTTCGGGCTGACGGCGTCCATCGGCCTGGCCGAGCTGAAACGCGGTGAAGAGGCCGACTCCTGGCTGGAGCGTGCGGACAAAGCGCTCTACCTGGCGAAGTCCGGCGGCCGCGACCAGATGGTTATCGCAGAATAG